Proteins encoded within one genomic window of Eleutherodactylus coqui strain aEleCoq1 chromosome 1, aEleCoq1.hap1, whole genome shotgun sequence:
- the LOC136625114 gene encoding dynein heavy chain-like translates to MLNYMTPITIILLLHYMTTITIIHLLHYLTTIIHLLHYISTITIIHQLYYMTTITIIHLLYYMTNITIIHLLHYLTTITITHLLHYLTTITIIHLLHYMTTITITHLLHYLTTITIIHLLYYMTTITIIHLLHYLTTITITHLLHYLTTITIIHLLYYMTTITIIHLLHYLTTITIIHLLYYMTTITIIRLLHYVTSITIIHLLHYLSTFTIFHLLYYMTTITIIHLLHYMTTITIIHLVHYLTTITIIHLLHYLTTIIHLLHYLTTITIIHLLYYMTTITIIHLLHYMTTITITHLLHYMTTIIQLLHYLTTITIIHMLHYMTTITIVRLLHYMTTITIIHLPHYLPTITIIHLLHYMTPITIICLLHYVTTIIIIHLLHNLTTIIHLLHYLTTITIIHLLHYMTTVSIIHLFHYLLTSTIIQQLHYVNTITIIHLLHYLPTSTIIQHLHYVNTITIIHLLHYMTTVTSSICSIT, encoded by the coding sequence ATGCTGAATTATATGACTCCTATCACCATCATCCTCCTGCTGCATTATATGACTACCATCACGATCATccacctgctccattatctgactaccatcatcCACCTGCTACATTATATAtctaccatcaccatcatccaccagctctatTATATGACTActatcaccatcatccatctgctctATTATATGACTAATAtcaccatcatccacctgctACATTATCTGACTACTATCACCATCACccacctgctccattatctgactaccatcaccatcatccatctgctccattatatgactactatcaccatcacccacctgctccattatctgactaccatcaccatcatccatctgctctATTATATGACTACTAtcaccatcatccacctgctACATTATCTGACTACTATCACCATCACccacctgctccattatctgactaccatcaccatcatccatctgctctattatatgactaccatcaccatcatccatctactccattatctgactaccatcaccatcatccatctgctctATTATATGACTACTATCACCATCATCCGCCTGCTACATTATGTGACTTCTAtcaccatcatccacctgctccattatctgTCTACCTTCACCATCTTCCATCTGCTCTATTATATGACTACTAtcaccatcatccacctgctACATTATATGACTACTATTACCATCATCCACCTGgtccattatctgactaccatcaccatcatccacctgctccattatctgactaccatcatccacctgctccattatctgactaccatcaccatcatccacctgctcTATTATATGACTACTAtcaccatcatccacctgctACATTATATGACTACTATCACCATCACCCACCTGCTACATTATATGACTACCATCATTCaactgctccattatctgactaccatcaccatcatccacaTGCTACATTATATGACTACTATCACCATCGTCCGCCTGCTCCATTATatgactaccatcaccatcatccacctgCCCCATTATCTGcctaccatcaccatcatccacctgctccatTATATGACTCCTATCACAATCATCTGCCTGCTCCATTATGTGactaccatcatcatcatccatctgctccataatctgactaccatcatccacctgctccattatctgactaccatcaccatcatccatctgctccattatatgACTACCGTCAGCATCATCCATCTGTTCCATTATCTGCTTACCAGCACCATCATCCAGCAACTCCATTATGTGAATACTAtcaccatcatccacctgctccattatctgCCTACCAGCACCATCATCCAGCATCTCCATTATGTGAATActatcaccatcatccatctgctccattatatgactactgtcacatcatccatctgctccattacatga